A window from Primulina eburnea isolate SZY01 chromosome 2, ASM2296580v1, whole genome shotgun sequence encodes these proteins:
- the LOC140823070 gene encoding CAX-interacting protein 4-like has product MPATAGRVRMPANNRVHSSAALQTHGIWQSAIGYDPYAPNKDDKDKSSQKSLVPEPEGENAYASFQGLLALARITGSNADEVRGACKKCGRVGHLTFQCRNFLSAKDEGDREGKDPAIQNTVLTGLEKLKGERVKGREKRVVESEESSDESEESETSDSGYDSEIERAIAEKYGKRFSGERSKASKNSKKDANESDEDRDGRKRGRSKKRSGKSRRSDSADEEEVRRKKRKEKRRRREEEEERRQRRRMRKSGKEKRSNELSDDDISDDNAKHRHKRRRRGYSVSDSDDNDSDDSRVGRAKKRPGKKSRNHHRDEE; this is encoded by the coding sequence ATGCCGGCGACAGCGGGGAGGGTTCGCATGCCAGCGAACAACCGGGTGCACAGCAGCGCCGCCTTACAGACCCACGGCATATGGCAGAGTGCGATTGGCTACGATCCGTACGCGCCGAATAAAGACGATAAGGACAAATCGTCTCAGAAGAGCCTGGTCCCAGAGCCTGAGGGTGAGAATGCTTATGCTAGTTTTCAGGGTTTACTTGCTCTTGCCCGTATCACCGGATCCAATGCTGATGAGGTTCGTGGTGCGTGCAAGAAGTGTGGTCGAGTAGGGCACTTGACGTTTCAGTGTAGGAATTTTTTGAGTGCTAAGGATGAAGGTGATAGAGAGGGGAAGGACCCTGCAATCCAAAACACAGTCTTGACTGGTTTGGAGAAGCTGAAGGGGGAGAGAGTGAAGGGAAGAGAAAAGCGTGTTGTGGAGAGTGAGGAGAGTAGCGATGAGAGTGAAGAGAGTGAGACTTCGGATTCGGGCTACGATTCTGAGATCGAGAGGGCGATCGCTGAGAAATATGGAAAGAGATTTAGCGGAGAGAGGTCGAAAGCTAGTAAGAATAGCAAGAAGGACGCGAATGAATCTGATGAAGATAGGGATGGTAGAAAGAGGGGTAGGTCGAAGAAGAGAAGTGGCAAGAGCAGGCGTAGTGATTCTGCGGATGAGGAAGAAGTGAGAAGAAAGAAGAGGAAGGAGAAGAGACGGAGAAGGGAGGAGGAGGAAGAGCGCAGGCAAAGGAGGAGGATGAGGAAGAGCGGGAAGGAGAAAAGGAGTAACGAACTTTCCgatgatgatatttctgatGATAATGCCAAGCATCGACATAAGAGGAGGAGGCGGGGATACTCAGTTTCTGACTCTGATGACAATGACTCGGATGATTCTCGGGTGGGAAGGGCCAAGAAGAGACCAGGGAAAAAGAGCAGGAACCATCATCGTGACGAGGAATAA